In a genomic window of Struthio camelus isolate bStrCam1 chromosome 16, bStrCam1.hap1, whole genome shotgun sequence:
- the MAP4K1 gene encoding mitogen-activated protein kinase kinase kinase kinase 1 isoform X2: MDPRRLRISARDPQEDFEVLQRLGGGTYGEVYKARSKDTGELAAMKVVKMEPDDDCATIQQEILMVRSCQHPNIVAYFGSYSWCNKLWICMELCGGGSLQDIYHVTGPLSEPQIAYVCRETLEGLSYLHSQGKIHRDIKGANILINDSGEVKLADFGIAAQISATFARRMSFIGTPYWMAPEVAAVELKGGYNELCDVWSVGITALELAELQPPLFDLHPLRVLFLMSKSGYQPPKLKDKAKWSPAFHNFVKVTLTKNPKKRPSAAKMLSHQFVAQPGLSRTLTLELLEKVRDPERLLGGCEADEEEPELPPPVPRRIHSTHRQPPAGRCDSGLELHPLGGGPGCRKEGDPPAQAVLLAEPGCGGSDTSDTDDDYDDVDIPSRCDAGSATLPASVPPPLPPKPKFRSGSGSAEVPAEDPRPRPRGPLLEQPPPPALVRCASGPAGGRGPRAPTRGVALAASSDPALWSGPSSEDPPLLPPKTEKIRRADGSLFRKVFDGCPLRITATTTWTHPGTQDPHLILGAEEGIFTLNQSEPEATLELLYHSRTSWLYSIGNVLMSVSGKTPQLYSHSLLGLYEQSKREQRPGVHISPHRLLPRKNVTSTKIPDTKGCRTCCVARNGQTGCHYLCGALDASVVLLQWYEPMQKFMLVKHFDFPLPSPLPVFEMLVSPGEEYPSVCIGVSRGPSPAQPVLFHTINLNSLTSWFTHAGSEPSCPGPVQVTQLDSETVLVLLDRSVKIVTLQGAQVRRLAAPDITFDVAVEAVALVRGCVQAFWRHGVQVRQVGTAQLTEELRDQRWTFRLLSSHSTLVLETRSADEATGHSNLYVQA; this comes from the exons ATGGACCCCCGGCGCCTCCGCATCTCCGCCCGCGACCCCCAGGAGGACTTCGAGGTCCTGCAGCGCCTCGGAGGTGGCACCTACGGCGAGGTCTACAAG gCCCGCAGCAAAGACACCGGCGAGCTGGCCGCCATGAAGGTCGTCAAGATGGAGccag ACGACGACTGCGCCACGATCCAGCAGGAGATCCTCATGGTGCGCTCCTGCCAGCACCCCAACATCGTCGCCTACTTCGGCAGCTACAGCTG GTGCAACAAGCTGTGGATCTGCATGGAGCTGTGCGGGGGGGGCTCGCTGCAGGACATCTACCACG TGACGGGGCCCCTCTCGGAGCCGCAGATCGCCTACGTGTGCAGGGAGACGCTGGAG GGTCTCTCCTACCTGCACTCCCAGGGCAAGATCCACCGCGACATCAAG gGAGCCAACATCCTCATCAACGACAgcggggaggtgaagctgg cCGATTTCGGCATCGCGGCCCAGATCAGCGCCACCTTCGCCCGGCGCATGTCCTTCATCGGCACGCCGTACTG gatggcGCCCGAGGTGGCGGCGGTGGAGCTCAAGGGGGGCTACAACGAGCTCTGCGACGTCTGGTCCGTGGGCATCAcggcgctggagctggccgagcTGCAGCCCCCCCTCTTCGACCTGCACCCGCTGcg GGTGCTCTTCCTCATGTCCAAGAGCGGGTACCAGCCCCCCAAGCTGAAGGACAAGGCTAAGTG GTCGCCCGCTTTCCACAACTTCGTCAAGGTGACGCTCACCAAGAACCCCAAGAAGCGGCCCAGCGCCGCCAAGATGCTCAGC CACCAGTTCGTGGCCCAGCCGGGGCTGAGCCGGACCCTCACCCTGGAGCTGCTGGAAAAGGTCCGGGACCCCGAGCGGCTCCTGGGGGGCTGCGAGGCCGACGAGGAGGAGCCCGAG CTGCCGCCCCCGGTGCCCCGGCGGATCCACTCGACCCACCggcagccgccggccggccgctgcGACTCCGGCCTGGAGC tGCACCCGCTCGGCGGGGGTCCGGGCTGCCGCAAGGAGGGCGACCCCCCGGCCCAGGCG GTGCTGCTGGCAGAGCCTGGCTGCGGCGG GAGCGACACGTCGGACACTGACGACGACTACGACGACGTTGACAT ACCCAGCCGCTGCGACGCCGGCAG CGCCACCCTGCCCGCCAGCgtgccccccccgctgccccccaag CCCAAGTTCCGGTCGGGGTCGGGCTCGGCCGAGGTCCCCGCCGAGGACCCCCGCCCGCGTCCCCGCGGTcccctgctggagcagccgccccccccggccctggtGCGCTGCGCCAGCGGCCCCGCGGGGGGAcgcggcccccgggcccccaCCCGCGGCGTGGCCCTGGCCGCCAGCTCAG ACCCTGCGCTCTGGTCGGGACCCAGCAGCGAGGacccccccctgctgccccccaagACGGAGAAGATCCGGAGAGCG gacgggTCCCTCTTCCGGAAGGTGTTTGACGGGTGTCCCCTGCGCATCACGGCCACCACCACCTGGACGCACCCCGGCACCCAAG ACCCGCACCTCATCCTGGGCGCCGAGGAGGGGATCTTCACCCTGAACCAGAGCGAGCCCGAGGCCACGCTGgagctg CTCTACCACAGCCGCACGTCCTGGCTCTACTCCATCGGCAACGTCCTCATGTCGGTCTCGG GGAAGACGCCCcagctctactcccacagcctgCTGGGCCTCTACGAGCAGAGCAAGAGGGAGCAGCGCCCCGGGGTGCACATCTCCCCCCACCGCCTGCTGCCCAG GAAGAACGTCACCTCCACCAAGATCCCCGACACCAAGGGCTGCCGGACCTGCTGCGTGG CCAGGAACGGGCAGACGGGGTGTCACTACCTGTGCGGGGCCCTGGACGCCAGCGTGGTGCTGCTCCAGTGGTACGAGCCCATGCAGAAGTTCATGCTGGTCAAG CACTTCGACTTCCCGCTGCCCTCGCCGCTGCCGGTGTTCGAGATGCTGGTGAGCCCTGGCGAGGAGTACCCCAGCGTGTGCATCGGGGTGAGCCGCGGACCCTCGCCCGCCCAGCCCGTCCTCTTCCACACCATCAACCTCAACTCGCTCACCTCCTGGTTCACCCACGCTGGCTCCG agccctcctgccccggccctgtGCAGGTGACGCAGCTGGACAGCGAGACAGTGCTGGTCCTGCTAGACC ggagcGTGAAGATCGTCACCCTGCAGGGCGCCCAGGTGCGGCGCCTGGCGGCCCCCGACATCACCTTCGACGTGGCCGTGGAGGCCGTGG cgctggtCCGTGGCTGCGTCCAGGCCTTCTGGCGCCACGGGGTGCAGGTGCGGCAGGTGGGCACGGCGCAG ctgacGGAGGAGCTCCGGGACCAGCGTTGGACCTTTCGCCTGCTCAGCTCCCACAG caccctggtcCTGGAGACGCGCTCGGCCGACGAGGCCACCGGCCACAGCAACCTCTACGTCCAGgcgtga
- the MAP4K1 gene encoding mitogen-activated protein kinase kinase kinase kinase 1 isoform X1, whose protein sequence is MDPRRLRISARDPQEDFEVLQRLGGGTYGEVYKARSKDTGELAAMKVVKMEPDDDCATIQQEILMVRSCQHPNIVAYFGSYSWCNKLWICMELCGGGSLQDIYHVTGPLSEPQIAYVCRETLEGLSYLHSQGKIHRDIKGANILINDSGEVKLADFGIAAQISATFARRMSFIGTPYWMAPEVAAVELKGGYNELCDVWSVGITALELAELQPPLFDLHPLRVLFLMSKSGYQPPKLKDKAKWSPAFHNFVKVTLTKNPKKRPSAAKMLSHQFVAQPGLSRTLTLELLEKVRDPERLLGGCEADEEEPELPPPVPRRIHSTHRQPPAGRCDSGLELHPLGGGPGCRKEGDPPAQAVLLAEPGCGGSDTSDTDDDYDDVDIPSRCDAGSATLPASVPPPLPPKPKFRSGSGSAEVPAEDPRPRPRGPLLEQPPPPALVRCASGPAGGRGPRAPTRGVALAASSDPALWSGPSSEDPPLLPPKTEKIRRAVPADNGPGGAAPKPHDGSLFRKVFDGCPLRITATTTWTHPGTQDPHLILGAEEGIFTLNQSEPEATLELLYHSRTSWLYSIGNVLMSVSGKTPQLYSHSLLGLYEQSKREQRPGVHISPHRLLPRKNVTSTKIPDTKGCRTCCVARNGQTGCHYLCGALDASVVLLQWYEPMQKFMLVKHFDFPLPSPLPVFEMLVSPGEEYPSVCIGVSRGPSPAQPVLFHTINLNSLTSWFTHAGSEPSCPGPVQVTQLDSETVLVLLDRSVKIVTLQGAQVRRLAAPDITFDVAVEAVALVRGCVQAFWRHGVQVRQVGTAQLTEELRDQRWTFRLLSSHSTLVLETRSADEATGHSNLYVQA, encoded by the exons ATGGACCCCCGGCGCCTCCGCATCTCCGCCCGCGACCCCCAGGAGGACTTCGAGGTCCTGCAGCGCCTCGGAGGTGGCACCTACGGCGAGGTCTACAAG gCCCGCAGCAAAGACACCGGCGAGCTGGCCGCCATGAAGGTCGTCAAGATGGAGccag ACGACGACTGCGCCACGATCCAGCAGGAGATCCTCATGGTGCGCTCCTGCCAGCACCCCAACATCGTCGCCTACTTCGGCAGCTACAGCTG GTGCAACAAGCTGTGGATCTGCATGGAGCTGTGCGGGGGGGGCTCGCTGCAGGACATCTACCACG TGACGGGGCCCCTCTCGGAGCCGCAGATCGCCTACGTGTGCAGGGAGACGCTGGAG GGTCTCTCCTACCTGCACTCCCAGGGCAAGATCCACCGCGACATCAAG gGAGCCAACATCCTCATCAACGACAgcggggaggtgaagctgg cCGATTTCGGCATCGCGGCCCAGATCAGCGCCACCTTCGCCCGGCGCATGTCCTTCATCGGCACGCCGTACTG gatggcGCCCGAGGTGGCGGCGGTGGAGCTCAAGGGGGGCTACAACGAGCTCTGCGACGTCTGGTCCGTGGGCATCAcggcgctggagctggccgagcTGCAGCCCCCCCTCTTCGACCTGCACCCGCTGcg GGTGCTCTTCCTCATGTCCAAGAGCGGGTACCAGCCCCCCAAGCTGAAGGACAAGGCTAAGTG GTCGCCCGCTTTCCACAACTTCGTCAAGGTGACGCTCACCAAGAACCCCAAGAAGCGGCCCAGCGCCGCCAAGATGCTCAGC CACCAGTTCGTGGCCCAGCCGGGGCTGAGCCGGACCCTCACCCTGGAGCTGCTGGAAAAGGTCCGGGACCCCGAGCGGCTCCTGGGGGGCTGCGAGGCCGACGAGGAGGAGCCCGAG CTGCCGCCCCCGGTGCCCCGGCGGATCCACTCGACCCACCggcagccgccggccggccgctgcGACTCCGGCCTGGAGC tGCACCCGCTCGGCGGGGGTCCGGGCTGCCGCAAGGAGGGCGACCCCCCGGCCCAGGCG GTGCTGCTGGCAGAGCCTGGCTGCGGCGG GAGCGACACGTCGGACACTGACGACGACTACGACGACGTTGACAT ACCCAGCCGCTGCGACGCCGGCAG CGCCACCCTGCCCGCCAGCgtgccccccccgctgccccccaag CCCAAGTTCCGGTCGGGGTCGGGCTCGGCCGAGGTCCCCGCCGAGGACCCCCGCCCGCGTCCCCGCGGTcccctgctggagcagccgccccccccggccctggtGCGCTGCGCCAGCGGCCCCGCGGGGGGAcgcggcccccgggcccccaCCCGCGGCGTGGCCCTGGCCGCCAGCTCAG ACCCTGCGCTCTGGTCGGGACCCAGCAGCGAGGacccccccctgctgccccccaagACGGAGAAGATCCGGAGAGCG GTGCCGGCGGACAacgggcccgggggggccgccccaaagCCACAC gacgggTCCCTCTTCCGGAAGGTGTTTGACGGGTGTCCCCTGCGCATCACGGCCACCACCACCTGGACGCACCCCGGCACCCAAG ACCCGCACCTCATCCTGGGCGCCGAGGAGGGGATCTTCACCCTGAACCAGAGCGAGCCCGAGGCCACGCTGgagctg CTCTACCACAGCCGCACGTCCTGGCTCTACTCCATCGGCAACGTCCTCATGTCGGTCTCGG GGAAGACGCCCcagctctactcccacagcctgCTGGGCCTCTACGAGCAGAGCAAGAGGGAGCAGCGCCCCGGGGTGCACATCTCCCCCCACCGCCTGCTGCCCAG GAAGAACGTCACCTCCACCAAGATCCCCGACACCAAGGGCTGCCGGACCTGCTGCGTGG CCAGGAACGGGCAGACGGGGTGTCACTACCTGTGCGGGGCCCTGGACGCCAGCGTGGTGCTGCTCCAGTGGTACGAGCCCATGCAGAAGTTCATGCTGGTCAAG CACTTCGACTTCCCGCTGCCCTCGCCGCTGCCGGTGTTCGAGATGCTGGTGAGCCCTGGCGAGGAGTACCCCAGCGTGTGCATCGGGGTGAGCCGCGGACCCTCGCCCGCCCAGCCCGTCCTCTTCCACACCATCAACCTCAACTCGCTCACCTCCTGGTTCACCCACGCTGGCTCCG agccctcctgccccggccctgtGCAGGTGACGCAGCTGGACAGCGAGACAGTGCTGGTCCTGCTAGACC ggagcGTGAAGATCGTCACCCTGCAGGGCGCCCAGGTGCGGCGCCTGGCGGCCCCCGACATCACCTTCGACGTGGCCGTGGAGGCCGTGG cgctggtCCGTGGCTGCGTCCAGGCCTTCTGGCGCCACGGGGTGCAGGTGCGGCAGGTGGGCACGGCGCAG ctgacGGAGGAGCTCCGGGACCAGCGTTGGACCTTTCGCCTGCTCAGCTCCCACAG caccctggtcCTGGAGACGCGCTCGGCCGACGAGGCCACCGGCCACAGCAACCTCTACGTCCAGgcgtga